The following is a genomic window from Patescibacteria group bacterium.
TCGGCTTGAAAGAAATTTTGGAATCCAGCGAATTCAAAGCGAGAAAAAATAATTTGACGATTGCGATAGGCAAGGACGTGGCCGGAGCGGCTTGGTGCTATGACATCAACCGCATGCCGCATTTGCTCGTCGCCGGCGCCACCAACTCGGGAAAATCCGTCTGCTTGAATTCGATCGTGGTTTCGCTTTTGTATCAAAACAATCCGGAAGATCTGCGTTTTATCATGGTTGATCCCAAGCGCGTCGAACTTACCGTCTATGACGGCATCCCGCATCTGTTGACCCCGGTCATTACCAATGTGCCGAAAACGATCAATGCTTTGCGCTGGTGTTTGAATGAAATGGACCGCCGTTTCGAGGTTTTGCAAAATTTTAAAAAGAGAAATATCCAGGCTTATAACGCGACCGCCCGAGAAAAAATGCCCTATATCGTTTTTATTGTCGATGAGTTGGCTGATCTGATGGTGGCGGCCGGCCGCGACATTGAGGCGAGCGTGATCCGCCTGGCGCAGATGGCCCGCGCGGTCGGCATTCATCTGGTGCTCGCCACGCAGCGGCCGAGCGTTGACGTGATCACCGGTTTGATCAAGGCCAATATGCCCGCCCGCATCGCTTTCTCGGTCGCTTCCAGCATTGATTCCAAAACGATCTTGGACGGCATGGGCGCGGAAAAACTTTTGGGCAAGGGCGATATGCTCTTCCAGACTCCGGAAATTTCCAAACCGAAAAGATTGCAGGGCGCCTATGTTTCTGATAATGAAATCAAACGGATCGTCGATTATATCAAAGACAAGGGCGGTGATTTTGAATATGTCGAAGGCGTGACGGAAAAGCAAGCCGTGCACGGCATCGCTTCGGTCGGCATCGACGGCCAGACCGGCGATGAAGATGAATTATTGGCCGAAGCTCGGGAGTTGATCATCAGATCGGGCAAGGCCTCGGCTTCGATGCTGCAGCGCCGCCTTTCAGTCGGTTATGCCCGTGCGGCCAGATTGCTGGATGAGTTGGAAGAAGCCGGGATCGTCGGTCCGTCCAATGGCGCCAAACCGCGGGAGATTATGATCAGCCAATCGCAATTTGAAGAAATGGAAGATCAGCCGACCGCCGGAGTCGGGTTGCACGATCGCGCCAAAACCAAAATGCCGGAAAATTTCTTGGGTGAAGATAATAGCCTGGGCGAAGCGCCGGACGATGACGCGACAGTTTTTGCCGGTGAGGAGGAAGAAGTAGAAGATGAGGATGATGAATCGGAAGAATCCTCCTTCGCTAAAGCTTCGGAGGATGAAGAAGCTGCGCCAGAAGAGAAAGAAGAAACCAAAGAAGAGGTTGACGAGCCGGACTTGTCCGCCGAAGCTGCGTCAGACGCAGCGGAGGTGGATTTTGAAGTCCCGGCCGAGTCCGAGGAGAAAAAATCATCTGCGCCGAAAGCTGAAAAAATAATCGATTTAAGAAAAGACAAAAAATCCGTAGCAGACATCGAGGATGATGGGATGTTTTTTTCCCGCTAAAAGGCCAATTGATAAGTTTTGGGGAATTGTTGACAGATAATCAAAAAAGTGCTATTTTATAAAGAATAACTATTTTTTCGACCTCTTTAAAAATATTTTAAATTATATGAATACAAAAGATGATATAACTGAAGCGGGGCTTTCCGAGCCGGAAGCGGCGGCCATGATCCGCGGGCGCAAGCTTGGATTTTTAGTAGCCGCATCGACTTTACCCGATGAGGTTAAAGACGAATTGGCGGTTTTGACCGAGGAGATGACCGAAGAACAGCAAAACAAACTTTTGGATATCTTTGAAGCGAAATATCTGGACGAGCAAACCGAAGACGCGGAGAAAAAATTAACCGAGGAAATCGAAGCTTTAGTAAAAAAATATCAAGCCGAGGACGAAGCGCTGGCTAAAAGTTTAGCCGCCGCCATCGGCCGAATATAAATATGCCAAATATTGAAGCAGAAATCGGAGCGGCAGTTGAGAAAATCGAATCGCTTCCCAGCGTTGAGAAAAAAAGAGGCGACTTGCCCCAGGGAAAAGATTTGTCGCGAAAGATCGATAATCTGGTCAAGGAAGTCGAGTCTTTGCCGAACAAAGAAAGGCTTGACGCCGACTTGGCGTCAAAAAAAGAAGAAGCCTGGATGCCGGCAGTCGGGAAAAGCGTTTTTGTCAAAAGAACCGACGGCGAAATTGACGGGGGCTGGGAAGTTTCCCGAGTTGAAAACGGCATTGCTTATCTTTTGAAGCCCGATGCGAATAATCCGGGAAGAACTTTCAGAAAGAGCGGTCCGGTGGAAGAATTGGAAAGATTGAATGAAAAGGGAAAAATAGATTTTTCGCAAGCGGAAAATTTTTCTGATTTGTATAAATTGATTAATTATAACGGTCCGGTGAGGGGATCCAGCCGGGAATATTCTCCTGACAGATTGCAAAAGATAATTGAAGATGTAAAAAGCAAGAAAGTCGGTTTGGAAATGGTTACGCAGACGGGAAATTTGCGCCAAGCCGTGACTAAGCTTTTGGAAAAAGAGCCGGACGCGGAAATGAAAACTCTGGACGAGCGGATCATGGGCAGCCGCAGTTTTGCCGATTTGCGCGAGGTTATTGGCACATCACAATTATCCTATAAAAAGCAGGTTCTCGCGGCGCTTAATCAGACCGAAGCGGTCGTTAAGGAATCTTTGGCGAAGGGAAAAAATTTTCAAACTCTTTCCCCTGATTTTGTTAAATCAATTCCCGAAACTCACGGCTTATCCCGCAAGATCAGACAAATCGCTTCCGATTTTTTCGCTTCAGCCAATGGCGAGACCCGCTCCGGGAAAGAAAAATTAATCAGTGAAAAATCAAAAATTGTTTTTCCGCCCGAAGCGGTTAAAGCCGCCAAGCCTGAACCGGCCGCGGGAAAGAGCCCGGCTGAACTGGTTGCCGGGATGGACAAGGAAATCGAAGAGTTAGATAAAAAAATGGCCGCTCCCGATGCCGGTATGAGCAATTGGGAAGTCGGCGAGCGGTATTTGGCCAAGCATCCGGTTTCGCCGTTCGGCCGCCGGCCGGAAAGAATAGAAAAAGAACCTTATGATCCGGCAATTGAAGAATATAAAGCTTCTAACAAATTGGTCGGCGATAGCGGAGCAAAAAAGTCGCGCCGGGAATATGATCCGGTTGACGGCATTATCAGGCGTTTGGATGAACTGACTAAAAGTGAAGACATTCACGATCGGGTGGAAGCCGCTCGGATTTTGAGGGAGATGACTCCGGAGCAGACGGCGAAGCTTCCGGAAAAGATGCCGCCCGAATTAATCAGAAGATTGATGAAGATCGAGGCGCCGGGATTTGGCCGCCGGCCGGAAAGAAAAGAAAAAGATTTTCCCGTCGCCGATGAACGCGCTCGTGAAAGGGGAAAAATATTTAAAGTGGAGAATGGCAAGCGAAAAATAATAAAGTCGCGCCGGGAATATGATCCCGATGCTCCGCGGGTTTCACCGCCGGATGAAAAAGGCGCGCCAGAACCAGCGGGGGCGGA
Proteins encoded in this region:
- a CDS encoding DNA translocase FtsK 4TM domain-containing protein produces the protein MARRKKFKNPLDYLEIPDVEISAETKTSLFILLILLVAVLCLLGLFDLAGAVGKYLARGEELAFGWGKWLFPLLLIWWSFLLYKKDRRYFRGAGILGIFLAFITLQAFLQIFIPLSEWNDSIKTGIGGGYVGLFLASSFIKILGFWGGLVVLVALMIVAGLLIFNTSLLKLIGGESIFAKTAHPFRALFGRLFGGEDREEEIEEEEETEKEEKAQESLFTKKSIVEEEGEAGAEETVEEKNEEEADDELADKEEQPVRRMTEREIWKTNRVKIDLPIELLDSNNSKPTSGDIKNNSLIIQRTLENFGIPVGMGETQIGPTITQYTFRPAEGVKLSKITTLSNDLALALSAHPIRIEAPIPGKPLVGVEVPNKTKAIVGLKEILESSEFKARKNNLTIAIGKDVAGAAWCYDINRMPHLLVAGATNSGKSVCLNSIVVSLLYQNNPEDLRFIMVDPKRVELTVYDGIPHLLTPVITNVPKTINALRWCLNEMDRRFEVLQNFKKRNIQAYNATAREKMPYIVFIVDELADLMVAAGRDIEASVIRLAQMARAVGIHLVLATQRPSVDVITGLIKANMPARIAFSVASSIDSKTILDGMGAEKLLGKGDMLFQTPEISKPKRLQGAYVSDNEIKRIVDYIKDKGGDFEYVEGVTEKQAVHGIASVGIDGQTGDEDELLAEARELIIRSGKASASMLQRRLSVGYARAARLLDELEEAGIVGPSNGAKPREIMISQSQFEEMEDQPTAGVGLHDRAKTKMPENFLGEDNSLGEAPDDDATVFAGEEEEVEDEDDESEESSFAKASEDEEAAPEEKEETKEEVDEPDLSAEAASDAAEVDFEVPAESEEKKSSAPKAEKIIDLRKDKKSVADIEDDGMFFSR